In Nitrosococcus oceani ATCC 19707, the following proteins share a genomic window:
- a CDS encoding site-2 protease family protein, with product MEELSIVQRIAIWVLPILFAITVHEVAHGWMALRLGDHTAQMMGRLTLNPINHIDPIGTLVVPGVLLLLGGVVFGWAKPVPVSWDKLRNPQRDMAIVALAGPMANLIMAVFWAVVCRLGIALALEFPMMGVPLAYMGIAGMLINAILMMLNLIPLPPLDGGRVLVGILPGPLAYKVSRIEPYGLFILLGLLFTGILQGILGPLVDLLLSGLVELVGVPKREFVGGLLTLMGAQ from the coding sequence ATGGAAGAGTTGTCAATCGTACAGCGGATTGCCATTTGGGTGTTGCCTATATTGTTCGCTATTACCGTCCATGAGGTAGCGCATGGTTGGATGGCGCTTCGATTGGGGGATCACACTGCGCAAATGATGGGCCGGTTAACGCTCAATCCCATCAATCATATCGATCCTATTGGTACTTTGGTCGTTCCAGGGGTTTTATTATTACTCGGCGGCGTTGTTTTTGGTTGGGCCAAGCCGGTACCGGTGTCCTGGGATAAACTTCGCAATCCTCAGCGGGATATGGCCATTGTTGCTTTGGCGGGACCGATGGCCAACCTCATTATGGCTGTTTTCTGGGCGGTAGTATGCCGCCTGGGAATTGCTTTGGCGCTAGAGTTTCCCATGATGGGGGTGCCGCTAGCTTATATGGGGATTGCTGGGATGCTCATTAATGCCATCTTGATGATGCTAAATCTCATCCCCTTACCCCCTCTCGATGGAGGAAGAGTATTGGTTGGAATATTGCCTGGCCCGCTTGCCTATAAGGTAAGCCGTATTGAGCCTTATGGGCTTTTTATACTCCTTGGCCTGCTATTTACCGGTATTTTACAGGGTATCTTGGGACCCTTGGTAGATCTGCTTTTAAGTGGATTAGTAGAGCTAGTAGGTGTGCCAAAGCGGGAATTTGTCGGAGGATTGTTAACTCTAATGGGAGCCCAATAA
- the serS gene encoding serine--tRNA ligase, translating into MLDPKLLRNALADTTRQLARRGFEWDAAAFATLEAERKEMQVCTQELQAKRNARSKIIGKAKAQGEDIAPLLAEMTELGDHLKTVEARLEVVQAQIEEILLGIPNLPDASTPPGKDEQDNVEVRRWGTPPALEFVPKDHVDLGASLGMDFETAVKLSGTRFVTLIGPLAQLHRALIQFMLDVHTREHGYTEVYVPYLANRESLVGTGQLPKFEEGLFAIRDTGYYLIPTAEVPVTNLVRGEILLAERLPLKYVAHTPCFRSEAGSYGKDTRGMIRQHQFEKVELVQIVPPEVSQQAHEDLTGHAEAILQRLGLPYRVMNLCAGDLGFASSKTYDLEVWLPGQQTYREISSCSNFLDFQARRIQARWRDPKTQKPAWVHTLNGSGLAVGRTLLALMENYQQADGSIRIPETLQPYMGGVSVLQPSIRG; encoded by the coding sequence ATGCTTGATCCAAAATTACTTAGAAATGCCCTTGCCGATACCACTCGCCAATTGGCACGGCGGGGATTTGAATGGGATGCGGCTGCTTTTGCTACGCTGGAGGCGGAGCGCAAGGAGATGCAGGTCTGCACTCAAGAGCTCCAGGCTAAACGGAACGCCCGTTCCAAGATTATTGGTAAAGCCAAGGCGCAAGGAGAAGATATTGCCCCCTTGCTGGCGGAGATGACGGAACTGGGGGATCACCTTAAAACCGTGGAAGCGCGGTTGGAAGTGGTTCAGGCCCAGATTGAGGAGATTCTGCTGGGAATCCCTAATCTACCCGACGCCAGTACGCCGCCAGGCAAGGATGAGCAAGACAATGTAGAGGTGCGACGTTGGGGTACGCCGCCTGCTTTAGAGTTCGTTCCTAAAGATCATGTGGATTTGGGGGCGTCTTTGGGGATGGATTTTGAAACTGCGGTAAAACTTAGCGGAACCCGTTTTGTTACCCTTATAGGGCCTTTAGCCCAATTACACCGGGCGCTTATCCAGTTTATGCTGGACGTACACACTCGCGAGCATGGCTATACTGAGGTTTATGTCCCCTATTTGGCAAACCGGGAATCTTTAGTGGGAACCGGGCAGTTGCCTAAGTTTGAGGAAGGTTTGTTTGCTATCCGGGATACCGGCTATTATCTTATTCCAACCGCTGAAGTGCCGGTAACCAATCTTGTACGGGGGGAAATTCTGCTTGCTGAACGCCTGCCTCTCAAGTATGTAGCCCATACACCCTGCTTTCGGAGCGAAGCTGGTTCCTATGGCAAGGATACTCGGGGTATGATCCGCCAGCACCAGTTTGAGAAGGTAGAATTAGTACAGATTGTGCCGCCGGAAGTTTCCCAGCAGGCCCATGAAGACCTGACGGGTCACGCGGAGGCTATTTTGCAGCGGTTAGGGCTTCCTTATCGGGTGATGAATCTTTGTGCTGGCGATCTTGGTTTTGCCAGCAGTAAGACCTATGACCTGGAGGTATGGTTGCCAGGCCAGCAAACCTACCGGGAGATCTCCTCTTGTAGTAATTTCTTAGATTTTCAAGCGCGCCGGATTCAAGCTCGCTGGCGCGATCCAAAGACCCAGAAACCAGCATGGGTCCATACTCTCAACGGTTCTGGACTAGCCGTGGGCCGGACTTTATTGGCCTTGATGGAAAATTATCAACAGGCTGATGGCAGTATCCGGATACCAGAAACCTTACAGCCCTATATGGGGGGTGTTTCAGTGCTTCAACCTTCCATAAGGGGGTAG